From the genome of Sulfurovum sp. NBC37-1, one region includes:
- a CDS encoding YlxR family protein translates to MKKSQPIRMCIACRSRHPQKSLIRLKHDGKEIVQFNGMGRSFYLCKSCVKDDKKLKGLAKRFKQDAEQLARLLGTLA, encoded by the coding sequence ATGAAAAAATCACAGCCCATTCGAATGTGCATCGCCTGCCGCAGTAGACATCCTCAAAAAAGTTTGATCAGATTAAAGCATGACGGTAAAGAGATAGTGCAATTCAATGGTATGGGTAGAAGTTTTTATCTTTGTAAAAGCTGTGTGAAAGATGACAAAAAGCTCAAAGGTCTTGCCAAACGTTTCAAGCAGGATGCGGAACAGTTGGCAAGACTTTTGGGAACGCTGGCATAA
- the nadC gene encoding carboxylating nicotinate-nucleotide diphosphorylase, with protein MLKKRFIEALVSEDIGRGDLFSRISESRGIRAYIIAKSDGVFGGREYVEVLADMYDLALSWDIQDGESFKKGHKLLLVSGDSKTILSLERSILDMILHASSIATLTAQYAKAIEGTDAKLLDTRKTRPLLREFEKYAVRCGGGLNHRMGLDDCLMLKDTHLKTIDDLDAFMQEVRQKIPFTSKVEIECESLEMVTKAMQAGADIVMCDNMSLEETREVVTYRNANYPHILLEASGNVTLETIAEIAATGVDAISSGSIIHQAKWIDLSMKVE; from the coding sequence ATGTTAAAAAAAAGATTTATAGAAGCCTTGGTTTCTGAAGATATCGGACGGGGAGACCTTTTTTCGCGTATCAGTGAGAGCAGGGGTATCCGCGCCTATATCATTGCCAAAAGTGACGGGGTGTTTGGCGGGCGAGAGTATGTCGAAGTATTGGCCGATATGTACGACCTGGCACTCAGCTGGGACATACAGGATGGGGAATCTTTTAAAAAAGGACACAAATTGCTTCTGGTCAGCGGAGACTCCAAGACCATTCTCTCTCTGGAGCGTTCTATTCTCGATATGATCCTGCATGCTTCTTCCATCGCCACATTGACAGCACAGTATGCCAAAGCGATAGAGGGTACGGATGCCAAACTGCTCGACACCAGAAAGACCCGGCCTCTGCTGCGTGAATTCGAGAAATATGCCGTGCGATGCGGCGGAGGACTCAACCACCGTATGGGATTGGATGACTGTCTGATGCTCAAGGATACCCATCTCAAGACCATCGACGACCTGGATGCCTTCATGCAGGAAGTACGGCAGAAGATACCTTTCACTTCCAAAGTGGAGATCGAGTGTGAAAGTCTGGAGATGGTCACAAAAGCAATGCAGGCGGGTGCGGATATCGTAATGTGTGACAATATGTCCCTGGAGGAGACCAGAGAAGTGGTGACTTACAGGAATGCGAATTATCCGCATATTTTGCTTGAAGCCAGCGGCAATGTGACGCTTGAAACCATTGCCGAAATAGCTGCAACGGGAGTAGATGCGATTTCTTCGGGGTCCATTATCCATCAGGCGAAATGGATAGACCTTTCCATGAAAGTTGAATAG
- the lpxC gene encoding UDP-3-O-acyl-N-acetylglucosamine deacetylase encodes MQQRTIQKAVEVVGIGLHKGEPIRLRLEPLSANAGIVFYREDLALNIPLSPDSVIDTRMATVIGSEKGFISTIEHFLSAVYAYGIDNMRVIVDGNEMPIMDGSSISFCLLLDEAGIKELDVPKKVICVKKAVEIKEGDKFVRLLPSDKATFDFRIKFDHPVIGVQSESFEFGTHNFIEEIARARTFGFAKDIQYLQSQNLALGATLQNAIGLDDHKVLNPEGLRFENEFARHKILDAMGDMMVSGHNILAKYESFAGSHNLNYRLTSKLLADSRNYEFVTVKELQSRAFAKSFA; translated from the coding sequence ATGCAGCAGCGTACCATTCAAAAAGCTGTCGAAGTCGTCGGTATCGGTCTGCATAAAGGCGAGCCGATCAGATTGAGACTCGAACCGCTTTCTGCAAATGCGGGCATTGTGTTCTATCGTGAAGATCTGGCGCTGAACATTCCTCTCTCCCCTGATTCTGTCATCGATACTCGTATGGCTACGGTCATAGGCAGTGAAAAAGGGTTTATCTCAACGATCGAACATTTTCTGTCGGCTGTCTATGCTTACGGTATAGACAATATGCGTGTGATAGTGGACGGTAACGAAATGCCCATTATGGACGGTTCATCGATCTCCTTCTGCCTGCTTCTCGACGAGGCGGGTATCAAAGAGTTGGATGTCCCAAAGAAGGTCATTTGTGTCAAAAAAGCCGTTGAGATCAAAGAGGGTGACAAGTTCGTACGCCTTCTTCCTTCGGACAAGGCCACTTTTGATTTCAGGATCAAGTTCGACCACCCGGTCATCGGAGTGCAGAGTGAGAGCTTTGAATTTGGTACCCATAATTTCATCGAAGAGATCGCAAGGGCGAGAACCTTCGGTTTTGCCAAAGATATTCAGTATCTTCAAAGCCAGAACCTTGCTCTTGGTGCGACCTTGCAAAATGCCATCGGATTGGATGACCATAAAGTACTCAATCCCGAAGGACTCCGTTTCGAGAACGAATTCGCCAGACACAAGATCCTCGATGCGATGGGGGATATGATGGTCTCCGGGCACAATATCCTTGCAAAGTATGAATCGTTTGCAGGCAGCCATAACCTGAACTACAGACTTACTTCCAAATTACTGGCAGACAGCAGGAACTATGAATTCGTTACAGTAAAAGAGTTACAAAGCAGAGCTTTTGCAAAATCCTTCGCATAA
- the plsY gene encoding glycerol-3-phosphate 1-O-acyltransferase PlsY codes for MNINIILYLSAYLIAGIPFGYLLAKQFAGVDIKQAGSGNIGATNVLRVVKEKDPALAKKLGAATLFLDAIKGIIVILIAKMLGAPQSVLWTLAVLSVVGHCFSAFLMFEGGKGVATGFGVLLVMMPVPALIAIAVWIGVSKGLKISSLSSLIALVAFIIASYVLYPEVPGIGSHAPIWIISIIIFYKHIPNIVRLFKHEEAKV; via the coding sequence ATGAACATCAATATCATTCTCTACCTCTCGGCTTATCTCATCGCAGGCATCCCTTTCGGGTACCTTTTGGCCAAACAGTTCGCCGGCGTGGATATTAAACAGGCAGGCAGCGGAAATATCGGTGCGACCAACGTACTGCGCGTCGTAAAAGAGAAAGACCCAGCACTTGCCAAGAAGCTTGGTGCAGCTACCCTCTTTCTCGATGCCATCAAAGGGATCATCGTCATCCTCATTGCCAAAATGCTTGGTGCACCGCAAAGCGTACTCTGGACATTGGCTGTTCTTTCCGTCGTGGGACACTGTTTCTCGGCCTTTCTCATGTTCGAAGGGGGCAAAGGTGTGGCGACAGGTTTTGGCGTACTGCTTGTCATGATGCCTGTTCCGGCCCTTATCGCCATCGCTGTCTGGATCGGGGTAAGCAAAGGCTTGAAGATATCTTCTCTCTCTTCTCTCATCGCACTTGTAGCCTTTATCATCGCTTCCTATGTACTCTATCCTGAAGTACCGGGGATCGGTTCACATGCACCTATCTGGATTATCTCCATCATTATCTTCTACAAACACATCCCCAATATCGTCCGTCTTTTCAAGCATGAAGAGGCCAAAGTTTAA
- a CDS encoding dihydroneopterin aldolase produces MTIHIKALTLDVIIGLLDFEREHTQKVIIDTEADYDYDEENFIDYADIVILIETELKEKRYELLEEALLGLKSVITTAYPQIETLSLKITKPDILPKCSVALSKQWILD; encoded by the coding sequence ATGACCATACACATTAAAGCCCTGACACTCGATGTGATCATCGGCCTTCTGGACTTCGAGCGTGAACATACTCAAAAGGTCATCATCGATACGGAAGCAGACTATGACTACGATGAAGAGAACTTCATCGACTATGCAGACATTGTCATACTGATAGAAACAGAGCTCAAAGAGAAACGTTATGAACTGCTCGAAGAAGCCCTTCTCGGTCTGAAAAGTGTCATTACCACTGCCTACCCCCAGATAGAAACACTTTCACTGAAGATCACGAAACCTGACATCCTCCCCAAATGCAGTGTTGCATTGAGTAAACAATGGATTCTGGATTAA
- a CDS encoding M23 family metallopeptidase, with translation MAKKKRSGNLANKIFSVLLLAGVAAGAWYVYTAPEFERVKPKIESQKHIFWNRKDPLKVKVTDNVGLNSYEVKLSDGTKSVIIDQGFFDKGTKEAVIKVKYPKGKVLDPKAKDYKLTVTVGDSSMWNMMEGNKATKSIDVTVDYKRPNVNILSNSRMINQGGSALIVFQADDENMDELYVLANKNKFKPEPYKKEGYYAVLVAWPFTDNSFDAKIVATDLARNRRELHVPFYHGNPRYKTSHIKATDKFIDGKITDLASSDPEYAEITDKLKKLKAINETMRQKNEVLIHKLSKPVSNEMLDSWKIKKFYPLRNGKKVASFGDHRYYYYGSKDNTVSESYHVGYDLASNSMADIKASNSGKVVFTDDNGIYGNMLLIDHGLGLYTLYGHCSQFLVNEGDEVHAGQTIAKTGMTGLAMGDHLHFGMLVQGNEVRPVEWFDQSWINKFINKVFKQADEIISPPPVKEKRKK, from the coding sequence ATGGCAAAAAAGAAACGTAGCGGGAATCTCGCGAACAAGATATTCAGTGTACTCCTGCTGGCGGGAGTGGCTGCAGGTGCATGGTATGTCTATACCGCACCGGAGTTTGAAAGGGTCAAACCGAAGATCGAAAGTCAAAAGCATATTTTCTGGAACAGAAAGGACCCTCTGAAGGTCAAGGTAACGGACAATGTTGGCCTGAATTCCTATGAGGTCAAACTCTCTGACGGCACAAAGAGTGTGATCATCGACCAGGGCTTCTTCGACAAGGGGACCAAAGAAGCAGTCATTAAAGTGAAGTATCCCAAAGGGAAAGTACTCGATCCCAAAGCGAAAGACTACAAGTTGACCGTTACGGTAGGTGACAGCAGCATGTGGAACATGATGGAAGGTAACAAAGCGACTAAGAGTATTGATGTGACTGTGGACTACAAAAGGCCCAATGTCAATATCCTTTCCAATTCACGTATGATCAACCAGGGCGGTTCTGCACTGATAGTCTTCCAGGCGGATGATGAAAATATGGATGAGCTTTATGTGCTTGCCAATAAGAACAAGTTCAAGCCGGAACCCTACAAAAAAGAGGGATATTATGCCGTACTGGTCGCCTGGCCGTTCACGGACAACAGCTTTGATGCCAAGATCGTAGCGACGGACCTTGCCAGGAACCGACGCGAACTGCATGTTCCTTTCTATCACGGCAATCCAAGGTACAAAACATCCCATATCAAAGCGACTGATAAATTCATTGATGGAAAGATCACTGATCTGGCTTCCAGTGATCCTGAGTATGCGGAGATTACAGACAAACTTAAAAAACTCAAAGCGATCAATGAAACTATGCGTCAGAAAAACGAGGTACTGATCCATAAGTTAAGCAAGCCTGTTTCTAACGAGATGCTCGACAGTTGGAAGATCAAGAAGTTTTATCCGCTGAGAAACGGGAAGAAAGTGGCAAGTTTCGGTGATCACAGATATTACTACTATGGAAGCAAGGACAATACCGTGTCCGAATCCTATCATGTGGGCTATGACCTTGCCAGTAACAGCATGGCCGATATCAAGGCATCAAACTCGGGAAAAGTGGTCTTCACGGATGACAACGGTATTTACGGCAATATGCTTCTGATAGATCATGGTCTGGGACTTTACACCCTTTACGGGCACTGTTCTCAGTTTCTGGTCAATGAAGGAGATGAAGTACATGCAGGACAGACGATCGCCAAAACGGGTATGACCGGACTGGCGATGGGTGACCATTTGCATTTCGGTATGCTGGTTCAGGGTAACGAAGTGAGACCGGTCGAGTGGTTTGACCAGTCATGGATCAACAAGTTCATCAACAAGGTATTTAAGCAGGCAGACGAGATCATCTCCCCTCCGCCAGTGAAAGAGAAGAGAAAAAAGTAA
- a CDS encoding IS1380-like element ISSlsp1 family transposase: MPQGVLNFSVEGTKESLTSNAGTILFGEYLKATKIDQFCNAYLPLPQSNRGYMPFEHMQPLLLMLHSGGRVLDDLRMIHKDKAIKETLKIKHIPVSESVGKWITRHGLHGIYGIESINRKLLRRHLKTIDEPLVLDIDASVIFSQKSTAVTTYKMQSGYIPMIGHINGGYVIHSEFRSGNIAPADNNLTFLKRCREQLPKAKSLSFFRADSASYQAELFNHCNNHHITYTVGANLDHSVYANIKEIKEWQSFQTKEGTAHHLKEEVAEFIHTMQHTDHAFRLIVVKKTVTPVLPEIWDMLSIDEKLDLAREHYYVIATNADESMSAQDVVRFYRKRGDTSENRIKELKNGFNLNYLPSSNFISNAFYFQIGVLAYNLFILFKQILQNSWQKHTVATIRYKFYRLAGKVVKHSRQTILKVQKEFVEIFHSIRECIYRVSLE, from the coding sequence ATGCCACAAGGTGTGTTAAATTTTTCTGTAGAGGGAACTAAAGAGTCACTTACTTCCAATGCCGGAACCATATTATTCGGTGAATATCTAAAAGCAACTAAAATCGATCAATTCTGTAATGCCTATCTACCTTTACCTCAAAGTAATCGAGGTTATATGCCATTTGAACACATGCAACCATTACTTCTTATGCTTCATAGCGGAGGAAGGGTCCTGGATGACTTACGTATGATTCATAAAGATAAAGCCATCAAAGAGACGTTGAAGATTAAACATATACCTGTATCAGAGAGTGTAGGAAAATGGATCACACGTCACGGACTACATGGTATCTATGGTATTGAATCCATCAATCGTAAACTGTTGCGAAGACATTTAAAAACGATAGATGAGCCTTTAGTACTTGATATTGATGCTTCGGTAATATTTTCACAAAAAAGTACAGCAGTGACAACTTATAAAATGCAAAGCGGATATATACCTATGATTGGTCATATCAATGGCGGATATGTGATTCACAGTGAATTTCGTTCAGGCAATATTGCGCCCGCAGATAATAATCTGACGTTTCTAAAAAGATGTCGGGAACAATTACCCAAAGCAAAATCACTCTCTTTTTTTAGAGCAGATTCTGCTTCTTATCAGGCTGAACTTTTTAACCACTGCAATAATCATCATATCACCTATACCGTGGGCGCTAACTTAGATCATTCCGTCTACGCCAATATCAAAGAAATTAAAGAGTGGCAATCATTCCAAACCAAAGAAGGTACAGCACATCACCTTAAAGAAGAAGTAGCTGAGTTTATACATACCATGCAGCACACAGACCATGCCTTTAGACTGATTGTTGTCAAAAAGACAGTGACACCGGTACTTCCGGAGATCTGGGATATGTTGAGTATAGACGAAAAACTTGATCTTGCCAGAGAGCATTATTATGTCATCGCTACCAATGCAGATGAAAGCATGTCTGCTCAGGATGTTGTTAGGTTTTATCGCAAGCGTGGAGATACAAGCGAGAACCGGATCAAAGAACTTAAAAATGGTTTCAATCTCAATTATCTTCCTTCATCAAATTTTATCTCCAATGCATTTTACTTTCAGATAGGTGTACTGGCTTATAATCTCTTCATTCTTTTTAAACAAATACTGCAAAATAGCTGGCAAAAACATACGGTTGCCACGATACGCTATAAGTTTTATCGTTTAGCAGGAAAGGTAGTGAAACACAGTAGGCAGACTATCTTGAAAGTTCAAAAAGAGTTTGTAGAAATATTTCACTCCATAAGAGAATGCATCTATAGGGTTTCACTGGAATGA
- the nadA gene encoding quinolinate synthase NadA, whose amino-acid sequence MSIDYKAEIERLKKELPVTVVAHYYQRDEVFEMADITGDSLELARKCKADENPWVVFCGVGFMGQSVKVIAPEKRVLMPKIACCAMARMIDGSYFDDSIDYMVKHGIEKNNILPITYINSDATVKAKVGEMGGMVCTSSNAFKIIEKGLESGKKILFVPDRCLGQNFAIQMGLKSCVIGEGECDPQEADVICFNGFCSVHQLFTLDDIEFYRNKFPGIKIAVHPECDPKIVAAADFSGSTSQLIKYVSELDPGQKVAVGTEYNLVNRMRKKNTYVLSSTKPECPTMNETTLEDLYNTLKSIEDNQPINEIVVDPHTVKYANLALERMLAIK is encoded by the coding sequence ATGAGTATTGATTATAAAGCAGAGATAGAGAGACTCAAGAAAGAGCTCCCTGTTACCGTGGTCGCACATTATTACCAGAGGGATGAAGTCTTCGAAATGGCAGATATTACCGGAGACAGTCTGGAGCTGGCACGCAAATGCAAGGCGGACGAGAATCCCTGGGTGGTCTTCTGCGGTGTCGGTTTCATGGGGCAGAGTGTGAAAGTGATCGCACCCGAAAAGCGTGTTCTGATGCCCAAGATCGCCTGCTGCGCCATGGCGCGTATGATCGACGGGAGTTATTTTGACGATTCGATCGACTACATGGTAAAACACGGGATCGAAAAAAATAACATACTGCCCATCACTTACATCAATTCCGATGCAACGGTCAAAGCCAAGGTCGGAGAGATGGGCGGGATGGTCTGTACTTCTTCCAATGCTTTCAAGATCATCGAAAAAGGGCTGGAGAGTGGCAAGAAGATCCTCTTCGTGCCGGACAGGTGTCTGGGACAGAACTTTGCCATACAGATGGGATTGAAGTCCTGTGTGATCGGTGAGGGAGAGTGCGACCCCCAAGAGGCCGACGTGATCTGTTTTAACGGTTTCTGTTCCGTACACCAGCTCTTTACCCTGGATGATATCGAGTTCTACCGTAATAAATTCCCGGGGATCAAGATAGCGGTGCACCCGGAATGTGACCCGAAGATCGTGGCCGCCGCAGATTTCTCCGGTTCGACCTCCCAGCTTATCAAATACGTCTCAGAACTCGACCCTGGGCAGAAAGTAGCGGTAGGAACAGAGTACAACCTGGTCAACCGAATGCGGAAGAAGAACACCTATGTCCTCTCATCTACGAAACCGGAGTGTCCGACCATGAACGAGACAACACTCGAAGACCTCTACAATACCCTCAAATCCATCGAGGATAACCAGCCGATCAACGAGATCGTAGTGGATCCCCATACGGTCAAGTATGCCAACCTTGCATTGGAACGTATGCTGGCTATAAAATAG
- the thrB gene encoding homoserine kinase, which yields MLISVPATSANLGPGFDTLGLAVDLRNEIVIKPSKFLSLSTHGEGADNPKIKKNSLFLSIFNENYKRLSGKANNFRFEFTNRIPISRGLGSSSAVIVAALSGAYAMAGVKYNKREILNQALRYEHHPDNITPAVMGGFNVACVEGDRVYSKKRRMPDYLRAVVVVPNRTISTARSRTVLPKMYRKEETVYSLSRAAYMTALFMSESWDLLRIASKDKLHQARRMKMMPELFDVQKLALKQGALMSTLSGSGSTFFNLAYEKDTDRIAQSLRARFPQFRVFVLALDNNGVITK from the coding sequence ATGTTAATAAGTGTACCGGCAACCAGCGCAAACTTGGGACCGGGGTTCGATACCCTGGGACTTGCAGTCGATCTTAGAAATGAGATCGTCATCAAACCCTCGAAATTTCTGAGTCTTTCAACGCATGGAGAAGGGGCAGATAACCCAAAGATCAAGAAAAATTCGCTTTTTTTGAGTATTTTCAATGAGAACTATAAACGTTTGAGCGGTAAAGCGAACAACTTCAGATTCGAATTCACCAACCGCATCCCAATCTCACGAGGTCTGGGAAGCTCCTCTGCTGTGATCGTCGCGGCTCTGAGCGGTGCCTATGCTATGGCAGGGGTGAAATACAATAAACGTGAAATCCTCAATCAGGCACTGCGTTATGAACACCACCCCGACAATATCACTCCGGCAGTGATGGGTGGTTTCAATGTTGCCTGTGTGGAAGGGGACAGGGTTTACAGTAAAAAGCGCCGGATGCCCGACTATCTCCGGGCGGTCGTGGTCGTACCCAACAGAACGATCTCCACGGCACGTTCGCGTACGGTACTGCCTAAAATGTACCGAAAAGAGGAAACCGTCTATTCCCTTTCGCGAGCAGCCTATATGACAGCCCTGTTCATGAGCGAGTCATGGGACCTGCTTCGTATCGCCTCGAAGGACAAGCTGCATCAGGCCAGACGTATGAAGATGATGCCTGAACTCTTTGATGTGCAGAAGTTGGCACTCAAACAGGGAGCATTGATGAGTACGCTCTCAGGTTCTGGGTCGACATTCTTCAACCTTGCCTATGAAAAAGATACCGACAGGATCGCACAGAGTTTGCGGGCCAGATTCCCCCAATTCAGGGTTTTTGTACTCGCTTTGGACAATAATGGTGTCATCACCAAATAA
- a CDS encoding DHH family phosphoesterase — protein sequence MRDKEDFPYDEAKKLIEEADFVTILSHLNPDPDAIGTALGIYNLLKELKKRRVEVVNASRDLPRHLDFLSGFERIKTKMEYDSSLVIACDCGSIERLGFELKGRQILNIDHHRSNDRYGTLNVVLPEYASSSQVAFELFKKHYDISVNSAECFYAALLSDTRYFTTSSVTAQVFEVAKEMVEIGVDPAKVAYHFTQRRSLASFRILQRALKSLKLYSDARIAVLYVTKEDIAETGATVPDMDGIVDYARSLTTVEVAVFVMEMKNSIRVSLRSKGIDVNAIAADFGGGGHKVAAGVTFEAGNLQEIIDTIIGKLQNAIKLKDTGLKNGKKET from the coding sequence GTGAGGGATAAAGAGGATTTTCCGTATGATGAGGCCAAAAAGCTAATCGAAGAAGCAGATTTCGTTACAATACTTTCCCATCTTAATCCTGATCCGGATGCCATCGGTACGGCACTGGGTATATACAATCTGTTGAAAGAATTGAAAAAACGAAGAGTGGAGGTTGTAAATGCCTCCAGAGATCTGCCGCGTCATCTTGATTTTCTCTCAGGTTTTGAGAGGATCAAAACAAAGATGGAGTATGACAGCAGCCTGGTCATCGCCTGCGACTGCGGAAGCATAGAACGGCTGGGTTTTGAACTGAAGGGACGTCAGATACTCAACATCGACCATCATCGAAGCAATGACCGGTACGGCACGCTCAATGTGGTACTGCCAGAGTATGCCTCTTCCTCGCAGGTAGCGTTTGAACTCTTTAAAAAGCATTATGATATTTCTGTAAATAGTGCAGAATGTTTTTATGCTGCCCTGCTTTCAGATACACGCTATTTCACTACCTCTTCGGTAACGGCCCAGGTCTTTGAAGTGGCCAAAGAGATGGTTGAGATCGGAGTCGACCCTGCAAAAGTTGCTTATCACTTCACACAGAGACGCTCCCTTGCGTCATTTCGTATTCTGCAGCGGGCACTGAAGAGTTTGAAACTCTATAGTGATGCCCGTATCGCCGTACTCTACGTGACCAAAGAAGATATTGCTGAAACGGGCGCAACGGTACCCGACATGGACGGGATCGTAGACTATGCGCGTTCCCTGACAACAGTGGAAGTGGCGGTGTTCGTCATGGAGATGAAAAATAGCATCAGAGTCTCGTTGCGCAGCAAAGGGATCGATGTCAACGCCATCGCCGCGGACTTCGGTGGAGGAGGACACAAGGTCGCGGCCGGTGTAACATTTGAAGCAGGTAACTTACAAGAAATAATCGATACAATTATAGGAAAACTTCAAAACGCTATAAAATTAAAAGACACAGGATTGAAAAATGGCAAAAAAGAAACGTAG